The genomic segment GCAGGGGCCAATCTTGCATCAAACCAAGCATTCCGACGTTCCTCCGAGAAGTCGCTGGGCGCATTGTCGCTCTCAGCGTTGGGCCAAAGAATTGACATGAGTTTTAGCCTGCCGGACTTTCGCCGCAAATGGTCTTGTCGCGGCTATATGTCCGCTGGCGCGGCAATGGTTACCGCTGCGGCGGGGCTATTGCTGCTCGCCGAAAGGGCAGAGGCGCGGAAATATCCTGCGCCGCTCGATATCTTCAACCTTGGAGCACCAAAGCCCCGCGCAACCGTTCGCCCCGCCAGGATTCCGCTGCCGAAGCCGCGTCCCGAGGACGCCCCCAAAGCGTCGGATGAGGGGGCGCCGCAGGCAGACGGCAAGCCGTCCCCCGACAAGCCAGGCGCGGACAAGCCCGCCGAGGCCGCGCCGCCGCCCGAGAAGCAGGCCTCGGCCTGCCGGCTGGCGCTGACCGAGGAGATCGCGATCGCGCCCTCCATTCCGGATATCCGCGGCCCCGGCGCCTGCGGCGGCGAGGATCTGGTACGGCTGGAGGCCATCGTGCTGCCGGACAAGCGCAAGGTGACGGTGAAGCCGGCGGCGATCCTCCGCTGCACCATGGCGTCCGCGCTCGCGGATTGGCTGCGGAAGGACATCGTGCCCCTGGCCGCCAGCCTCGGCTCGCCCATCAGCGACCTCGATAATTTCGATTCCTTCGAGTGCCGCGGCCGCAACCGCGTCGCTGGGGCGATGCTTTCCGAGCACGGCAAAGCCAATGCCATCGACATCCGCGCCATCAAGCTCGCCAATGGGCAGTCGATCGGCCTCACCGACCGCGCCACGGCGCGCGAGGTGCGCGAGCGCGTGCTGCATTCGGTCTGCGCGCGCTTTTCCACCGTGCTCGGTCCGGGCTCGGACTGGTACCACGAGGACCACATCCATCTCGATCTCGCCCAGCGGCGCAACGACTACCGGATCTGCCAGTGGAACGTCTGGGATCCGCTGCCTCAGGTCGCTCCGCTGCTGCCGGCGGAACGTCCGGAGGAAGCACCGCCGCGCGAGGTCGCGGCCAAACCCGAGGCAAAGGAGGGTGCCCACGACGGAGGGGCGGAGACACCTCCTGCGCCGGCAGACAAGCCGGCGGCGGGTGGCAACAAAGGCCGGTCGCACCAATCGGCAACAAAAAAGCGCCGGTGAAACCGGCGCTTTTGAAAAGCCTCAGGCAAGGCCTGCTCAGTAGGATGAACTGGAACCGCCGCCCTGGAGCGCGAGGCGCGAATTATAGGGCGAATCGCCGTGCTTCGGCTCGAGCACCACGACGAGGGTGCCGACCTTGACGCGATCATAGAGATCGATCGCGTCCTCGTTGGTCAGGCGGATACAGCCGGACGAGATCGAGGCGCCGATATATTCCGGCTGGTTGGTGCCGTGGATGCGGAACAGCGTGTCCTTGCCTCCGGAATACAGGTACAGCGCACGGGAGCCCATCGGATTGTCCGGACCCGGCGCGACATAGGTCGGCACACCCAGGCGCGAAATTTCGCTGGGGGTGGGGTGCCAGGCCGGCCACTCGGTCTTGCTGCCCACCTTGGCGATGCCCGACCAGGCCATCGCCTCTTCACCGACGGTGATGCCGTAGCGGATCGCCTTGCCGCCATCCAGCACGTAATAGAGGTAATGGTTGTCGGAATCGACCACGATCGAGCCGGGCGTTTCCTTGCGGTGGTACTGGACGATGGCGCGGCGGAACGGCTCGGCGACCGGGGTGTTTTCGTACCGGACCTTGGCGAGGAGTTCCTTGTCCTTCGGCTTGAAGGCTTTGGTGTCGGCCGCCTCATAATGAGTGGCCTGCATGCAGCCCGACAGCATCAGGCCAGCGGCCAAAATCCCAAACATAACTTTCAGCGACGACATGGTTTGGTTCCAATCAAAACAATACCGTGCGGAAGGGGCCTGAGCTTAGCGCCCAAGTTCCTCGACTCCGTTAATCCCATTATCGTTGAAATCTGCCACAATTCCAGCGCTGAAGCCGTTTTCCCGCGCTGCAAGACCCCAGCTGTGGCTTTTCTGCCGCAAATTTGGGGTTACTGCGAAGGTTTTTTGGCCAGACGCGCCAAACTGTTCCTTCCGCGCCACAGTTGAGCCCCGGCGGTGCCGCAAATGCAAACGCTCCGTTAATGTTGTTGTCATCGTGAACCTGCCAGAATCGCGCTAAGGGCTGTCGTTCTGTCGCAGGATCTCTGGAGCTTTTGATGTTTTGGGCGTTCGTTCCCTCCGAGGCCTCCCTCAAGAAGGCGGTTATCGAAGATCTCACGGCGTTGCCGGACAACGCGGTCTGGATCGACCTCGTCAACCCCACGGCCGCCGAGGACAAGGCCGTGGAGCGGCTGGCGGGCATCGCCATCCCGACCCGGGAAGACATGCAGGAGATCGAGATCTCCAGCCGGCTCTATATGGAGAACGGCGCGCGCTACATGACCGCGACGCTGATGTGCCACTCCGATACCGACATGCCCCGGACCACGGCGGTGACCTTCATCCTCGGCGACCATCGCCTGGTGACGGTGCGCTACGACCTGCCCAAGCCCTTTGCGCTGGTCGAAGCCAAGCTCGCCCGCTCCTGTACCCCGTCGATCACCGGCGAGATGGTGCTGATGGAGCTCCTGGACGCCGTGATCGACCGCTGCGCCGATATTCTGGAGCGCTGCGGTGCCGAGATCGACCAGGTCTCCCACGACATCTTCGAGCCGGAGAGCGAGCGCCACGGCCATGCCAAGCAATATTCCCAGATCCTGATCTCGATCGGCCGCAAGGGCGATTTGACCTCGAAGGTTCGCGAGAGCCTGGTGTCGATCGGCCGCGTCGTGACGTTCCTGTCGGCGGTGGTCGAGGGCGTGAAATGGTCGAAGGACATGCGCGAGCAGCTCAAGACCATGCAGCGCGACGTGGCCTCGCTGACCGACCACGCCTCCTATCTCTCCAGCAAGATCACTTTCGTGCTCGACGCCATGCTCGGCGTCGTCAATCTCGAGCAGAACAACATCATCAAGCTGTTTTCGGTCATGGCTGTTGTCCTGATGCCGCCGACGCTGATCGCATCGGTCTACGGCATGAACTTCAAGGTGATGCCGGAACTCGAATGGGTGCACGGCTACCCGATGGCGCTGGTGATGATGCTGATCGCTGCCATCGTTCCGTACTGGATCTTCAAGTTCAAGAAGTGGCTGTAGGAATCACGCTCCAGCAAAGATACCTACCGAGACCTTACGCTGCTCGCATAGACACGGTGGATCGTGTCGCAGAATAGATCGGCATTGCGGCGACGCGGTGATGTGTGTGTCATGCCGCAATTCCTCCGGTAAAATTTGAGCGGTGGGCTGAACGTTTGCGCGAAACTTGTCTGCGATAAGCATGGCGTAGCCGCGAGGAACAGCCATGGTTGAAAAACACATAACGACGCCCCGCAACGTCATCGAGCTGGCGCACTATCGTCAGGCGGTGACGAGCGGCAAGGCGCCGTCGATGTCGGCACGCCTGTGCCGGCACTGTGGTGCTCCGCTGCTCGATGGTGAGAACGACGACGACTGCTCGACTGCATTCAGCACGGCCGCTCCGCGTCCGCGCGAGAGGTCACGTCGGATTCGACTCGATTGAGGAACGGAAGGTAAGGGCGATCCAGGTCTTGCGGCGGCGTTGTCTGGATCGCCTTGCTTCCCTGAGTGCTAAATTTCGTCATTGCGAGGAGCGAAGCGACGAAGCAATCCAGACTGTCTCCGCGGAGGCAGTCTGGATTGCTTCGCTGCGCTCGCAACGACAAAGGATGGCGGATTGCCTACACGTGCTGGCCGCCGTTGATGTGGATCTCGGCGCCGTTGACGTAAGAAGAGGTGTCCGTGCACAGCACGTAGATGATCTTGGCCACTTCGTCGGGCGTGCCGAGGCGGTGCATCGGGATCTGCTGCTCGACGATCTTCTCGGTGCCGGGCGACAGGATCGAGGTGTCGATCTCGCCTGGGGCGATCGCGTTGACGCGCACGCCGATGCGGCCGAAGTCGGAAGCCATCTCGCGCGTCAGCGCGGCGAGCGCCGCTTTCGAGGTGGCATAGGCGGCGCCGGCGAAGGGGTGCACGCGCGAGCCCGCGATCGAGGTGACGTTCACGACCGAGCCCTTGGCCGCCTTCAATTCCTCGATCAGCCCGCGCGCCATCATGATCGGCGCGAAGAAGTTGACATGGAAGACGTGCGTCCAGGTGTCGAGGTCGGTGTCGACCGAGCCCAGGCGGGAGCCGCCGGGGCCCTTCGGCGAGATCGCGGCGTTGTTGACCAGCGCATGCAGCGTGCCGCCTTCGAGCCGGCTGCGGATCTCGGAGATCGCGCGCGCGGTGTCCTCGGGGTTGCCGAGGTCGACCTGGATGTGGTCCTCAGGGCCGGCATCCCAGGGGCAGTCCTCCGGGAAAGGATGCCGCGAGCAGGTGATGACGCGCCAGCCCGCCGAGGAGAAACGGATCACGGTGGCGTGGCCGATGCCGCGGCTGGCTCCGGTCAGGAGCAGCGTACGGCGCGGCGCATTGGACGAATGCGGCATGGACATCTTTCAGGTCGGCCCGAAGCTTACGGATACATCCGCGTCTTGGACCACGGTTGGCCGGCGGCGTCACGGCGAAATTCGATGCGGTCGTGCAGGCGGAACGGGCGGTCGTGCCAGAACTCGATCCGGAGCGGCGTGATGCGCCAGCCGCTCCAGCCGGGCGGCCGCGGCACTTCGCCGATGACGTATTTGGCCGCGACCTTGGCGATGGCCTGCTCGAACGCGAAGCGGCTCTCCAGCTCTTGCGATTGCTTGCTCGCCCAGGCGCCGATCTGGGCCTGCTTCGGTCGCGTCGCGAAATAGGCGTCGGCCTCCGCGTCGGTCACCGGCGTCACGTTGCCGCGGATGCGGACCTGACGGCGCAGCGACTTCCAGTGAAAAAGTAACGCTGCCTTAGGATTTGCGGCGAGCTCGCGGCCCTTTTGGCTCGCGATGTGGCTGTAGAACACGAAACCCTCGGTATCGAAGCCCTTCATCAGCACCATGCGCACGTCAGGCAAGCCGTCGGAATCGACGGTTGCGAGCGCCATGGCGTTCGGATCGTTCGGCTCGCTCTTGATCGCCTCGTTCAGCCAGGCCTCGAACAACGCAAATGGCTCGTCGGCAGCGGTGAAATCACCGGATGTTAAGGGTGTCTGGTGTTTCATCGAGGTCGTGTCGGTCATGTCCGGAGTCCGAGTTGCGTCCCGCGGCCCAAAACGCGTTGTTGTCCGCTACCGCCCTATATAGGGCATGGGGACGCGTTGGCCTATCGGCGATCCGGCCGTCCGGCTTCGTCATGACGATGATTCTGATCGGGCTCGGCGCCGGCGGCTGCAGCTTTTCCCGCAACGACAGCACCGCCTATGCCAAGGGCGACGACAGCGACCTCACCGGCTCGATCGCGCGGCCGGCAAAGGACGCTCCCCCGACCGAGACCGATCTCGCCTTCACCCGCAACGCCGCCTCCGACGTGCTCAGCAAGGGCGACAAGGATTCCAGCCAGCATTGGGAGAATCCGGAGACCGGGGCGCGCGGCTCGGTGACGCCCATCGCCCAGTCCTACGCCGCCGAGGACGGGCGCAAATGCCGCGACTTCCTGGCGAGCTACGTCAACGGCAACACCGAAAGCTGGCTCCAGGGCGCCGGCTGCCAAAGCAGCCGTGGCCGTTGGGAGATTCATACGCTAAAGCCGTGGCGGAGCTGAGCACGATCCGGAAAAAGCGGGAACCGGTTTTCCGATAAGGCCATGCTCCAAACATAGAGCTTCGGCTCGCGTTCCTAGTTGCAAAAATGCCACTCTCTTCCCACATGACCGGCAGGTGGGGCGGGGAGCCCTTTGAACAATTCGATTTTCTTGAAGGAGACGTGACGAATGCGCGACCCCTATGAGGTCTTGGGGGTGCCGCGGAGCGCCAGCGCTGCCGCGATCAAGAGCGCCTATCGCAAGCTGGCCAAGAAGCACCATCCGGACAGCAACAAGGGTGATCCGAAGGCGGCCGAACGCTTCGCCGAGATCAACTCGGCCAACGAGATCCTCGGCGACGAGGACAAGCGCAAGCAGTTTGACCGCGGCGAGATCGACGCCGATGGCAAGCCGCGCTTCCAGGGTTTTCCGGGCGGCGGCGGACCTCGCGGCCGCGCCGGCCCTGGCGGGTTCGAAAGCTATACGTTCCGAAGCGGCGGTGCGGGCGGCCCGGGCGGCGGCGCGTTCGAGGACATCCTCAACAGCATGTTCGGCGGCGGAATGCGCGGCGCGCGGCCCGGAGCCGGCGGCGGTGCCCAGTTCGAGTTCGACACCGGCGGCGTCGGGCTCGATCTCGACGTCAACGTCGCCATGAGCGTCTCGCTGGAAGAGGCGGTCAAGGGCGGCGAGAAGCGGGTCCGGCTCCCGACGGGGAAGGAGCTCAACGTCAAGATTCCGGCCGGAGTCACCGAGGGCCAACAGATCCGGCTCCGGGGGCAGGGCGAAAGCGCGCAGGGCCATCCGCCCGGCGATCTCCTGATCACCATCAACATCGCGCCGCACCCGTTCTTCAAGGTCGAGGGCGCCGACCTCCGGATCGACCTGCCTGTCACGCTTTACGAGGCGGTGCTCGGCGGCAAGGTCCGCGTGCCCACCCTCGGCAATGCCGTGGAGCTCTCGGTCCCCAAAAACACCTCCAGCGGCCGGACCTTCCGCCTCAAGGGCAAGGGCCTGCCGAAATCTGGCGGGACCGGGGACCTCTTCGTCACCATCAGGATTATGCTACCGGACGGGAACGACGCCGAGCTTGAAGCATTGATGGAGAAGTGGCGGGACCAACACCCCTACAATCCACGTAGCGGGATTGGCTAAGCATGATCCGGAACCGGAGGGCCGCGTTAGCGCAAAGTGCGTCGCGGTTTTCCGCAAAGATCATGCGCAAACAAAGAGCAAAAGCGCGAGTCATCGCGCTTTAGGGCGCGATCGAACTGAAGGGGTTCTCCTAAAGGACCACGGCGTCATCCGGAGATGATGCTCATCATATGCCTGAGGCGTGGGTCACGCTTCATGGTTTCGACGTGTCGGCTGTCCGGCGGGGCAGCCGATGAAAAGGTGCGGCCTCGAGAGGGGGACCAGCGCGGTACCAAAAACCCCAATCGAGGCCGCCCGCGTCGATCGGCGGATCGAACGCCACTCATAATCGCGTGAACACCCGGTGCGATAATGAGACGCGTCGATGTCCTGATTCCAAATTTTCGATGACGGAATCTGGGCACCGCGCCTGTGCAGTTGTCTAGGTGCCGTTTTTCTCTGCTTGGTCGTAGACGGCCTGCGCCACCCTGGTGAGCCGCTCGCGATCACTGCTGCCGCTGACGACGTAGCCGACGCCGCGCTCGGACCAGAACAACGCGCCGTCCTTGTCCGTCTTGGCGTAGCGCATTTGCGTTGCACCATTCTCGGTCTTGGCAGAGTAGATCGTGTACCGCTCGCCCGAGGCGCCCTCGTACATCAGGAACGACGCCGGACCGTTCGGGCCCGGCAGCAGCCGGCCGCCGACCAGCTTCAGCCCGCTCGCCTCCAGGTTCGGCGCGAACACGGTCCAGCCGCAGCGCCGGGTCAGCCAGGCCTGCAAGTGATCGCGCTCGTTGCCGCCGACCTCCACGGGATGGCGGACCTCCACGACATAGAGCCGGTGCGCACCGAGCGCGTCCGCCGTAAAGCTCTGGAAGGTCGAGGGTGCGTTGGCGGCGCCATGCGCCACCCAGCCGACGGTGCCGCCGGCGACGAAGGCAACCAGCACGGCGGCGGCGGCGCCATAGAGCCATTGCCGCGGGCGGCGCTCCAGCCGCTCGAGCTCGAGCCGCGCGGGCACCGGCTCATGGACGACCGAATCGTAACGGGCGTGCAGCATCTCGGCCATGGTCCGCCAGGACTGCACCCGCTCGGCGTCGTCGGGGTGGGCTGCAAGAAAGGCCTCGACGTCGGCGCGTCGCTCAGCCGGCAGCTCGCCGTCGACATAGGCGTGCAGTTCGTCCTCGGTCACTGGGATGTTGCGGTCGTTCATATCGGTCTCTGCGGCCCAAAATATCTTCTGCAAGTCAGTTTCGCGCAGCTCATCATTTCACCCGCCTGAGCGCCGTCCGCTCACCCTCGAGCGAGGCTTTGACGTGGGCCCTAGCGCGTGCCAGGCGCGACATCACGGTGCCGATCGGCACGCCCTGGATGTCGGCAACCTCGCGGTAGCTCATGCCTTCCAGCATCACCAGGAGCAGCACCGAACGCTGCTCCTCGACGAGAGTAGCCAGCGCCTTCTCGATGTCGCGTCCCTCGGCCTCGGTCCCGCTGGCATCCGGGTTGTTATCCGTCAGCGGCATGAATTGCGGCCGCCTTGCCAGGGAACGCCGCCGATTCTTGTTGAGGTTGGTCAGGATCGTATAGAGCCAGCTCCTGACGTCGCCTCCGAGAAACAGCCGCTCCGAACGCAGCGCGCGTACCAACGTATCCTGGACCAGATCGTCGGCCGCATCCGCATCGCGCGTGAGCGCGCGGGCATAGCGGCGCAACGCCGGGATCATGGCTTCCACACTCTGGCGAAACGCATTCATTGCAGTCTTGACGTCCCTGGCGTTCGGCGCGCGCCTATAGCGATCATAACACCCGAGCGGAACGGCTATTCCGGTCCTCGAAACAGCGTTAACGCCGCGGATTTGGGCTGTACCGCGGGGGAGGGCTGGTGTACCTCCAGACCTCAACGAGAGTTCGACGGGACGTGCAAAAATGGCGCAGAATTCGGGTCTGATGCAAGGAAAGCGCGGGGTCATCCTCGGCGTCGCCAACAACCGCTCGATCGCCTGGGGCATCGCCAAGGCATGCCACGCCGC from the Bradyrhizobium sp. WBAH42 genome contains:
- a CDS encoding anti-sigma factor; the encoded protein is MNDRNIPVTEDELHAYVDGELPAERRADVEAFLAAHPDDAERVQSWRTMAEMLHARYDSVVHEPVPARLELERLERRPRQWLYGAAAAVLVAFVAGGTVGWVAHGAANAPSTFQSFTADALGAHRLYVVEVRHPVEVGGNERDHLQAWLTRRCGWTVFAPNLEASGLKLVGGRLLPGPNGPASFLMYEGASGERYTIYSAKTENGATQMRYAKTDKDGALFWSERGVGYVVSGSSDRERLTRVAQAVYDQAEKNGT
- the pdxH gene encoding pyridoxamine 5'-phosphate oxidase gives rise to the protein MTDTTSMKHQTPLTSGDFTAADEPFALFEAWLNEAIKSEPNDPNAMALATVDSDGLPDVRMVLMKGFDTEGFVFYSHIASQKGRELAANPKAALLFHWKSLRRQVRIRGNVTPVTDAEADAYFATRPKQAQIGAWASKQSQELESRFAFEQAIAKVAAKYVIGEVPRPPGWSGWRITPLRIEFWHDRPFRLHDRIEFRRDAAGQPWSKTRMYP
- a CDS encoding RNA polymerase sigma factor translates to MNAFRQSVEAMIPALRRYARALTRDADAADDLVQDTLVRALRSERLFLGGDVRSWLYTILTNLNKNRRRSLARRPQFMPLTDNNPDASGTEAEGRDIEKALATLVEEQRSVLLLVMLEGMSYREVADIQGVPIGTVMSRLARARAHVKASLEGERTALRRVK
- a CDS encoding RT0821/Lpp0805 family surface protein, with product MTMILIGLGAGGCSFSRNDSTAYAKGDDSDLTGSIARPAKDAPPTETDLAFTRNAASDVLSKGDKDSSQHWENPETGARGSVTPIAQSYAAEDGRKCRDFLASYVNGNTESWLQGAGCQSSRGRWEIHTLKPWRS
- a CDS encoding L,D-transpeptidase, with the translated sequence MSSLKVMFGILAAGLMLSGCMQATHYEAADTKAFKPKDKELLAKVRYENTPVAEPFRRAIVQYHRKETPGSIVVDSDNHYLYYVLDGGKAIRYGITVGEEAMAWSGIAKVGSKTEWPAWHPTPSEISRLGVPTYVAPGPDNPMGSRALYLYSGGKDTLFRIHGTNQPEYIGASISSGCIRLTNEDAIDLYDRVKVGTLVVVLEPKHGDSPYNSRLALQGGGSSSSY
- a CDS encoding magnesium transporter CorA family protein codes for the protein MFWAFVPSEASLKKAVIEDLTALPDNAVWIDLVNPTAAEDKAVERLAGIAIPTREDMQEIEISSRLYMENGARYMTATLMCHSDTDMPRTTAVTFILGDHRLVTVRYDLPKPFALVEAKLARSCTPSITGEMVLMELLDAVIDRCADILERCGAEIDQVSHDIFEPESERHGHAKQYSQILISIGRKGDLTSKVRESLVSIGRVVTFLSAVVEGVKWSKDMREQLKTMQRDVASLTDHASYLSSKITFVLDAMLGVVNLEQNNIIKLFSVMAVVLMPPTLIASVYGMNFKVMPELEWVHGYPMALVMMLIAAIVPYWIFKFKKWL
- a CDS encoding DnaJ C-terminal domain-containing protein; protein product: MRDPYEVLGVPRSASAAAIKSAYRKLAKKHHPDSNKGDPKAAERFAEINSANEILGDEDKRKQFDRGEIDADGKPRFQGFPGGGGPRGRAGPGGFESYTFRSGGAGGPGGGAFEDILNSMFGGGMRGARPGAGGGAQFEFDTGGVGLDLDVNVAMSVSLEEAVKGGEKRVRLPTGKELNVKIPAGVTEGQQIRLRGQGESAQGHPPGDLLITINIAPHPFFKVEGADLRIDLPVTLYEAVLGGKVRVPTLGNAVELSVPKNTSSGRTFRLKGKGLPKSGGTGDLFVTIRIMLPDGNDAELEALMEKWRDQHPYNPRSGIG
- a CDS encoding extensin family protein, producing the protein MSFSLPDFRRKWSCRGYMSAGAAMVTAAAGLLLLAERAEARKYPAPLDIFNLGAPKPRATVRPARIPLPKPRPEDAPKASDEGAPQADGKPSPDKPGADKPAEAAPPPEKQASACRLALTEEIAIAPSIPDIRGPGACGGEDLVRLEAIVLPDKRKVTVKPAAILRCTMASALADWLRKDIVPLAASLGSPISDLDNFDSFECRGRNRVAGAMLSEHGKANAIDIRAIKLANGQSIGLTDRATAREVRERVLHSVCARFSTVLGPGSDWYHEDHIHLDLAQRRNDYRICQWNVWDPLPQVAPLLPAERPEEAPPREVAAKPEAKEGAHDGGAETPPAPADKPAAGGNKGRSHQSATKKRR
- a CDS encoding SDR family NAD(P)-dependent oxidoreductase — encoded protein: MPHSSNAPRRTLLLTGASRGIGHATVIRFSSAGWRVITCSRHPFPEDCPWDAGPEDHIQVDLGNPEDTARAISEIRSRLEGGTLHALVNNAAISPKGPGGSRLGSVDTDLDTWTHVFHVNFFAPIMMARGLIEELKAAKGSVVNVTSIAGSRVHPFAGAAYATSKAALAALTREMASDFGRIGVRVNAIAPGEIDTSILSPGTEKIVEQQIPMHRLGTPDEVAKIIYVLCTDTSSYVNGAEIHINGGQHV